The Euphorbia lathyris chromosome 3, ddEupLath1.1, whole genome shotgun sequence genome contains a region encoding:
- the LOC136224718 gene encoding phospholipase A1-II 1-like codes for MECIASKWKALSGIENNWNGLLDPIDDNLRRYLVQYGERISAVNDCFNGVEQSDGYGLCLFPTEELFIPAGLELGNPFKYEVSDCFYARSEVEIGDWAKRQSAFMGYVAVATDEGKLVLGRRDILICWRGTRLPIEWLKNINFCQTSAPEVFPGNNAKVHQGFLNVYTDKSANSVYSKTSAREQVLAVVRRLVDKYSALNEDVSITVVGHSLGGALATLNAMDIVFNGYNKPSGSTSVVYPVTAFVYGCPRVGDKTFLELFNSLPNLHLLRIRNNKDIVPDLPPDLIITRYSEVGVQLYINTQNSADIKTHTNVQSHDLNLHFYGIAAYQGEGNDFKLGFDFDVALVNKYDDLLNALYKVPPTWWTSVINKGLVQMENGFWKLNDYIPPPPPDLILS; via the exons ATGGAGTGCATAGCATCAAAATGGAAGGCACTTAGCGGCATTGAAAACAATTGGAATGGTCTTTTAGACCCTATCGACGATAATCTCCGGCGGTATCTTGTTCAGTACGGTGAAAGAATTAGTGCGGTGAATGATTGTTTCAATGGCGTGGAACAATCTGATGGGTATGGACTATGCTTATTTCCTACGGAGGAACTGTTCATTCCGGCAGGACTAGAACTTGGGAATCCATTCAAATACGAAGTGAGTGACTGCTTTTATGCAAGATCAGAAGTCGAAATTGGAGATTGGGCAAAAAGACAATCTGCATTTATGGGGTATGTTGCTGTTGCAACCGATGAAGGAAAGCTTGTTTTAGGCAGGAGAGACATCCTGATATGTTGGAGGGGAACAAGGTTGCCAATTGAATGGttaaaaaatattaactttTGTCAGACTTCAGCTCCAGAGGTTTTTCCTGGTAATAATGCAAAGGTACATCAGGGTTTTCTCAATGTCTACACTGACAAAAGTGCAAATTCAGTTTACAGTAAAACCAGTGCTAGAGAACAG GTTCTAGCTGTGGTTCGGAGACTTGTGGACAAATACTCAGCATTAAATGAAGATGTGAGCATAACTGTAGTAGGTCATAGTTTGGGTGGAGCACTTGCAACTCTGAATGCAATGGACATAGTTTTCAATGGATATAACAAGCCATCTGGTTCTACTTCGGTCGTATATCCAGTCACTGCTTTTGTTTATGGTTGCCCCCGCGTTGGAGACAAAACATTTCTGGAATTGTTTAATTCCCTGCCTAATCTTCATCTGTTGCGCATTCGAAATAATAAGGATATTGTTCCTGATCTTCCTCCAGATTTAATCATCACTAGATATTCAGAGGTTGGTGTACAGCTTTACATTAACACCCAAAATTCAGCAGACATAAAGACACACACCAACGTGCAGTCGCATGATCTCAACCTTCATTTCTATGGAATTGCTGCTTACCAAGGAGAAGGAAATGACTTCAAGTTGGGATTTGATTTCGATGTTGCACTAGTCAACAAATATGATGATCTCTTGAATGCTCTTTACAAGGTGCCTCCCACTTGGTGGACCTCTGTTATCAATAAAGGTTTGGTTCAGATGGAGAATGGATTTTGGAAGCTCAATGACtacattcctcctcctcctcctgatCTAATTCTTTCTTAA
- the LOC136224604 gene encoding phospholipase A1-II 1-like: MECIASKWKALSGIENNWNGLLDPIDDNLRRYLVQYGERISAVNDCFNGVEQSDGYGLCLFPTEELFIRAGLELGNPFKYEVSDCFYARSEVEIGDWAKRQSAFMGYVAVATDEGKLVLGRRDILICWRGTRLPIEWLKNINFCQTSAPEVFPGNNAKVHQGFLNVYTDKSANSVYSKTSAREQVLAVVRRLVDKYSALNEDVSITVVGHSLGGALATLNAMDIVFNGYNKPSGSTSVVYPVTAFVYGCPRVGDKTFLELFNSLPNLHLLRIRNNKDIVPDLPPDLIITRYSEVGVQLYINTQNSADIKTHTNVQSHDLNLHFYGIAAYQGEGNDFKLGFDFDVALVNKYDDLLNALYKVPPTWWTSVINKGLVQMENGFWKLNDYIPPPPPDLILS, translated from the exons ATGGAGTGCATAGCATCAAAATGGAAGGCACTTAGCGGCATTGAAAACAATTGGAATGGTCTTTTAGACCCTATCGACGATAATCTCCGGCGGTATCTTGTTCAGTACGGTGAAAGAATTAGTGCGGTGAATGATTGTTTCAATGGCGTGGAACAATCTGATGGGTATGGACTATGCTTATTTCCTACGGAGGAACTGTTCATTCGGGCAGGACTAGAACTTGGGAATCCATTCAAATACGAAGTGAGTGACTGCTTTTATGCAAGATCAGAAGTCGAAATTGGAGATTGGGCAAAAAGACAATCTGCATTTATGGGGTATGTTGCTGTTGCAACCGATGAAGGAAAGCTTGTTTTAGGCAGGAGAGACATCCTGATATGTTGGAGGGGAACAAGGTTGCCAATTGAATGGttaaaaaatattaactttTGTCAGACTTCAGCTCCAGAGGTTTTTCCTGGTAATAATGCAAAGGTACATCAGGGTTTTCTCAATGTCTACACTGACAAAAGTGCAAATTCAGTTTACAGTAAAACCAGTGCTAGAGAACAG GTTCTAGCTGTGGTTCGGAGACTTGTGGACAAATACTCAGCATTAAATGAAGATGTGAGCATAACTGTAGTAGGTCATAGTTTGGGTGGAGCACTTGCAACTCTGAATGCAATGGACATAGTTTTCAATGGATATAACAAGCCATCTGGTTCTACTTCGGTCGTATATCCAGTCACTGCTTTTGTTTATGGTTGCCCCCGCGTTGGAGACAAAACATTTCTGGAATTGTTTAATTCCCTGCCTAATCTTCATCTGTTGCGCATTCGAAATAATAAGGATATTGTTCCTGATCTTCCTCCAGATTTAATCATCACTAGATATTCAGAGGTTGGTGTACAGCTTTACATTAACACCCAAAATTCAGCAGACATAAAGACACACACCAACGTGCAGTCGCATGATCTCAACCTTCATTTCTATGGAATTGCTGCTTACCAAGGAGAAGGAAATGACTTCAAGTTGGGATTTGATTTCGATGTTGCACTAGTCAACAAATATGATGATCTCTTGAATGCTCTTTACAAGGTGCCTCCCACTTGGTGGACCTCTGTTATCAATAAAGGTTTGGTTCAGATGGAGAATGGATTTTGGAAGCTCAATGACtacattcctcctcctcctcctgatCTAATTCTTTCTTAA